From a region of the Fimbriiglobus ruber genome:
- a CDS encoding PEP/pyruvate-binding domain-containing protein, whose product MSDILFFDAMTDADTARVGGKGLSLGRMAAAGLPVPPGFVVTTATYRSLHATGVRASTTLVQDVLAAYHRLGAGLVAVRSSATAEDGAETSFAGQQATLLGVTGDEAVLDAIDACWKSLHTDRAIAYRRQQSVADDGLAMAVVVQTLVPAEVAGVLFTRDPQDATGKLMAAEASWGLGEAVVSGRVTPDRFRLAFDTGAVVEKHAGHKSIEITASGEQHVAPERQDILCLNDDQLAQLADLGRRVEEYYGAPRDIEWAYVDGKFLLLQARPITTGSATDRENVRADVVSHLTTRADPRGTVWVRYNLSEVLPEPTPMTWGVAARLLAADGGFGAMNRDLGAAPDPALGSESAFDLVASRPMCNLSRLPRMQFARPPIEYPFAALKADPRAALDPKPVLNPLRDGFGSLLRLPATIWRLTKMAATSRSGAATFAARFTNDVVPPFTADAKAALAQDWSKLDLSGLGAAFQTWTERTLVTFARDSLKPTVFADLAWSSLVEMLKPKLGPERAATAVGELSLGAKPPSGADLATGVTQFAAGRLDHGTFLATYGHRCQNEMELSQPRWSEDPAAVDRLAGSSLSHGIEASASLGRVAAQIDSLGQGHGEPDAANATWERIATEAKLAGPARDAAKVWADRLRVYLGLREAAKHYLLLGYAVIRRALLELGSRTGVRDGIFYLVPGEIPDVIAGKDLSATIAARKKRRQLELSLEVPPVLFSDDLNAIGRPLPAPEGATQFAGTALSAGTAEAAALVLTAPATVPPTGDPYILVCPSTDPAWVPLFAKAKGLVMETGGVLSHGAIVAREFGLPAVAGLPGATRQIRTGQRVRVDGGRGTVTIIAPDA is encoded by the coding sequence ATGTCCGACATCTTGTTTTTCGACGCAATGACCGACGCCGACACCGCGCGGGTGGGCGGCAAGGGACTCAGCCTCGGACGCATGGCGGCCGCCGGATTGCCGGTGCCGCCCGGGTTCGTCGTGACCACGGCCACCTACCGCTCGCTGCACGCGACAGGCGTTCGCGCAAGCACCACGTTAGTCCAGGACGTACTCGCAGCTTACCACCGGCTCGGGGCTGGTCTCGTCGCGGTCCGCTCGTCGGCGACCGCGGAGGACGGGGCCGAGACCAGCTTCGCCGGCCAGCAGGCGACGCTGCTCGGCGTCACCGGCGACGAAGCGGTTCTCGACGCGATCGACGCTTGTTGGAAATCACTCCACACCGATCGGGCCATCGCGTACCGGCGGCAGCAATCCGTCGCGGACGACGGGCTCGCGATGGCGGTCGTGGTGCAAACGCTGGTCCCGGCCGAGGTCGCGGGCGTCCTGTTCACGCGCGACCCGCAGGACGCGACTGGCAAACTCATGGCGGCCGAGGCGTCGTGGGGGTTGGGTGAGGCGGTCGTGTCCGGCCGCGTCACGCCGGACCGCTTCCGGCTGGCGTTCGACACCGGGGCGGTTGTCGAAAAACACGCGGGCCACAAGTCCATCGAGATCACGGCTTCAGGAGAACAGCACGTCGCGCCCGAGCGGCAAGACATTTTATGCTTGAACGACGATCAACTCGCGCAACTCGCCGATTTGGGCCGGCGAGTCGAGGAATACTACGGCGCCCCGCGCGACATCGAATGGGCTTACGTGGACGGCAAATTCCTCTTGTTACAGGCCCGGCCGATCACGACCGGGTCGGCCACCGACCGCGAGAACGTGCGGGCCGATGTGGTCTCGCACCTGACGACCAGGGCCGACCCCCGCGGGACGGTCTGGGTCCGGTACAACTTGAGCGAAGTGCTACCTGAGCCGACCCCAATGACCTGGGGCGTGGCCGCGCGATTGCTCGCTGCCGACGGCGGGTTTGGCGCGATGAACCGCGATCTGGGTGCCGCCCCTGACCCGGCGCTCGGGTCCGAGTCGGCGTTCGACCTGGTCGCCAGCCGGCCCATGTGCAACCTGTCGCGGTTGCCGCGGATGCAGTTCGCCCGGCCGCCCATCGAATACCCGTTCGCCGCGCTCAAAGCCGACCCGCGGGCCGCGCTCGATCCCAAGCCGGTCCTCAACCCACTACGCGACGGCTTCGGTTCGCTCCTCCGACTGCCGGCCACGATCTGGCGATTGACCAAGATGGCCGCCACGAGCCGCAGCGGGGCAGCTACGTTCGCGGCCCGCTTCACGAACGATGTCGTGCCTCCGTTCACGGCCGACGCCAAGGCGGCGCTCGCGCAAGACTGGTCGAAACTCGACCTCTCGGGACTCGGGGCGGCGTTTCAGACCTGGACAGAGCGGACACTGGTTACGTTCGCGCGCGACAGCCTCAAGCCGACCGTGTTCGCCGATCTGGCGTGGTCGTCGCTCGTGGAAATGCTCAAGCCGAAACTCGGCCCCGAGCGGGCGGCGACGGCGGTCGGCGAACTCTCGCTCGGCGCCAAGCCACCGTCCGGAGCGGACCTGGCGACCGGCGTCACGCAGTTCGCGGCCGGTCGCCTGGATCACGGCACGTTCCTGGCCACTTACGGGCACCGCTGCCAGAATGAAATGGAGCTGTCTCAGCCTCGGTGGAGCGAAGACCCTGCGGCCGTCGACAGGCTAGCCGGCAGTAGCCTGTCTCACGGGATAGAGGCATCCGCGAGCCTGGGGCGTGTCGCCGCACAAATCGACTCGTTGGGGCAGGGGCACGGCGAACCGGATGCAGCCAACGCCACCTGGGAGCGAATCGCGACCGAGGCTAAGTTAGCTGGCCCGGCTCGCGACGCCGCGAAGGTGTGGGCCGATCGACTTCGCGTCTACTTGGGATTAAGAGAAGCAGCCAAGCACTACCTTTTACTCGGGTACGCGGTCATCCGCCGCGCGCTCCTCGAACTCGGTAGCCGGACGGGCGTGCGCGACGGGATCTTTTATCTCGTTCCGGGTGAAATCCCGGATGTGATCGCGGGAAAGGATCTGTCGGCCACAATCGCGGCGCGGAAGAAGCGGCGGCAGCTCGAACTGAGCCTGGAAGTGCCCCCGGTGCTGTTCAGCGACGATCTGAACGCAATCGGCCGCCCCCTCCCCGCGCCCGAGGGGGCGACACAATTCGCCGGCACCGCACTCTCGGCCGGGACCGCGGAAGCCGCGGCACTCGTGCTGACCGCGCCGGCAACCGTCCCGCCCACGGGCGACCCGTACATTCTCGTCTGTCCGTCCACCGACCCCGCCTGGGTGCCGCTATTCGCGAAAGCCAAGGGATTGGTCATGGAGACGGGCGGGGTGTTGAGCCACGGAGCCATCGTTGCCCGTGAGTTCGGTCTGCCGGCAGTAGCCGGCTTACCGGGGGCCACGCGACAAATTCGGACGGGTCAGCGGGTTCGGGTCGACGGCGGCCGGGGGACCGTCACGATCATCGCCCCGGACGCCTGA
- a CDS encoding DUF1549 domain-containing protein — MTTLSRAGFALLFGLLAHGWCPAAEGPEGFSTVAADPNAVRLVGPEATWSLLVTGLATDGTQVDLTRQAIYQSRNPEVASVSSDGRVRGVRDGRTAIDVAVGRHTMAVAVEVVESGRPRPLHFENDVMPILGRYGCNSSGCHGKAEGQGGFKLSVFGFDPTADYAALIKEGRGRRVFPAAPDASLLLLKASGRTAHGGGTRVKPESEDFAILRTWVAAGGPVGDLAAPRVESIRVDPAERVMGMRASQQVRVVARYTDGRETDVTTHARFQVNNEGVATVSAEGLVTTTDAPGDVAVMAAYMGQVGAFRAFVPRSGPLVTGNRPPQFNFIDEFVDKKLAALRITPSPVCDDATFLRRATLDLTGTLPTAAEARRFLADTAADKRTRLVDDLLARPEFADLMALKWADVLRVDRQALGHQRAYAYYRWLRESFATNKPFDQLARELVTADGLLAESGPANFYKVVTKPGEMANTLSQVFLGVRIACAECHHHPYDRWAQTDYAGMVAYFAPVSVRGGQTAEALFYQGDAVTQHPRTKESVPAHALGTVPPFSDPAQKITGDRRVELAVWMTNPSNPYFARNAANRVWAHLLGRGLVEPVDDARATNPPTNPELLDALARSLVERRYDLRALIRVITQSRVYQTSTAPNETNDRDEQNYSRGLFKRPDAEVLLDMIGRATGAPERFPGSPAGIRAVQLWDSKARNDFLKLFGRPVRASACECERSHEPSVAQVLNLLNSPAIEAKLSHPAGTVVRLSRQTDDAALVDELYLTFFTRLPTRAERERATAHLHKNPSARVRAVDDLAWAMLNSLEFAFNH; from the coding sequence ATGACCACCCTCTCCCGTGCCGGGTTCGCCCTTTTGTTCGGCCTACTTGCGCACGGCTGGTGTCCCGCGGCTGAGGGGCCGGAAGGCTTTTCCACGGTTGCAGCCGATCCGAATGCCGTCCGGCTCGTCGGGCCGGAGGCGACGTGGTCGTTATTGGTGACCGGCCTGGCGACTGATGGCACCCAGGTTGATTTGACCCGACAAGCGATTTACCAGAGCCGCAACCCCGAGGTGGCCTCGGTTTCCTCCGACGGCCGCGTGCGCGGCGTCCGCGACGGGCGAACGGCAATCGACGTGGCGGTCGGCCGCCATACGATGGCCGTCGCCGTGGAAGTCGTGGAGAGCGGTCGCCCGCGACCGCTCCATTTCGAGAACGACGTGATGCCAATTCTGGGCCGGTACGGGTGCAATTCGTCCGGGTGTCACGGCAAAGCCGAAGGGCAGGGCGGGTTCAAGCTCTCGGTATTCGGCTTCGACCCCACAGCCGATTACGCGGCACTGATCAAGGAGGGTCGCGGTCGGCGGGTCTTCCCGGCCGCCCCAGATGCGAGTCTTTTGCTTTTGAAAGCGAGCGGGCGGACGGCGCACGGCGGGGGGACACGGGTCAAACCGGAGAGCGAAGACTTCGCGATTTTGCGGACGTGGGTCGCGGCCGGTGGGCCGGTTGGTGACTTGGCCGCCCCACGGGTGGAAAGCATCCGCGTCGACCCGGCCGAGCGGGTGATGGGCATGCGGGCGAGTCAACAGGTTCGGGTCGTCGCCCGGTACACCGACGGCCGCGAAACCGACGTGACCACGCACGCCCGGTTCCAGGTGAACAACGAAGGAGTCGCCACGGTATCGGCTGAGGGGCTGGTTACGACCACCGACGCGCCCGGCGACGTGGCGGTGATGGCCGCCTACATGGGCCAAGTCGGCGCGTTTCGCGCGTTCGTCCCGCGATCTGGTCCACTGGTTACGGGCAACCGGCCGCCGCAGTTCAATTTCATTGACGAATTCGTGGATAAGAAGTTGGCCGCACTGCGCATCACCCCATCGCCCGTCTGCGACGACGCGACTTTCCTTCGTCGGGCAACACTCGACTTGACTGGGACGCTGCCGACGGCCGCCGAAGCCCGCCGGTTCCTCGCCGACACGGCTGCCGACAAGCGCACCCGGCTCGTCGACGACTTGCTCGCCCGGCCGGAGTTCGCAGACCTGATGGCCCTCAAGTGGGCTGACGTGCTTCGCGTCGACCGGCAGGCGCTCGGGCACCAGCGGGCCTACGCTTACTACCGCTGGCTCCGCGAATCGTTCGCCACGAACAAGCCCTTCGACCAACTCGCCCGCGAACTCGTTACCGCGGACGGACTGCTCGCGGAGTCTGGCCCCGCCAACTTTTACAAAGTGGTCACGAAGCCGGGCGAGATGGCGAATACGCTTTCGCAAGTCTTCCTCGGCGTGCGGATCGCCTGCGCGGAGTGCCACCACCACCCTTACGACCGCTGGGCCCAGACCGACTACGCCGGCATGGTCGCGTACTTCGCGCCTGTCTCGGTCCGCGGCGGCCAGACGGCCGAGGCGCTCTTCTACCAGGGCGATGCGGTCACTCAACACCCACGAACGAAAGAATCCGTTCCCGCTCACGCACTCGGAACAGTGCCGCCGTTCTCCGACCCCGCGCAGAAGATCACGGGCGACCGCCGGGTGGAACTAGCCGTCTGGATGACCAACCCGTCCAACCCGTATTTCGCCCGGAACGCGGCCAACCGGGTTTGGGCTCACCTGCTGGGCCGCGGGTTGGTGGAACCGGTGGACGACGCCCGGGCGACGAACCCGCCCACGAACCCCGAACTCCTCGACGCCCTTGCCCGGTCCCTCGTCGAGCGTCGGTACGACCTCCGCGCCTTGATCCGGGTGATTACTCAATCCCGCGTCTACCAGACGTCGACGGCTCCGAACGAAACGAACGACCGGGACGAACAAAACTATTCCCGCGGACTCTTCAAACGCCCGGACGCGGAGGTGCTACTCGACATGATCGGCCGGGCGACCGGCGCTCCCGAGCGATTCCCCGGCAGTCCGGCCGGCATTCGCGCCGTCCAGCTCTGGGACAGCAAGGCCCGGAACGACTTCCTGAAATTGTTCGGACGTCCAGTCCGCGCGAGCGCGTGCGAATGCGAACGCAGCCACGAGCCGAGTGTCGCCCAGGTCTTGAACCTGCTCAACTCACCCGCGATCGAGGCGAAACTCAGCCACCCGGCTGGCACCGTCGTCCGGTTGAGTCGTCAGACCGACGACGCGGCCCTCGTCGACGAGCTTTACCTGACGTTCTTCACCCGGCTGCCGACCCGGGCCGAACGGGAACGGGCTACGGCTCACTTACACAAAAACCCGTCTGCCCGGGTACGTGCGGTCGATGATCTCGCGTGGGCGATGTTGAACTCGCTGGAGTTCGCGTTCAATCACTGA
- a CDS encoding RluA family pseudouridine synthase: MSARTLPPPAAEAPLLAWLLDVLQPMKRTSIKQLLQHGQISVNGKPTTRFDYPLRPGDTVTLSRTPNDPARRDLDRSGIAIIHEDEAVIVIDKPAGLLTVATEGERVDTAFAWLNAYLNTKRLGRPFVVHRLDRETSGLLIFARTQEIRDQLQVDWENVAKTYLATVEGVPTPAEGGVQNFLTEGRDFRVRASDHERPGAKFAITRYRVVAKRGTHSLLEVVIETGRKHQIRVHLAGLGHPVIGDTVYEAKSDPAGRLGLHAWRLAFNHPVTGKRIELEAPHPTNLRRIVS; the protein is encoded by the coding sequence ATGTCCGCACGCACGCTACCGCCACCCGCCGCCGAGGCACCGTTGCTCGCGTGGCTGCTCGACGTGCTGCAGCCCATGAAGCGGACCAGCATCAAGCAATTGCTCCAACACGGGCAAATCTCGGTCAACGGCAAGCCGACGACGCGATTCGATTACCCGTTGCGGCCCGGGGACACGGTGACGTTGTCGCGCACGCCGAACGACCCGGCCCGTCGCGACCTCGATCGGTCGGGCATCGCGATCATTCACGAAGACGAGGCCGTCATCGTCATCGACAAGCCGGCGGGGTTGCTCACCGTGGCCACCGAGGGCGAGCGCGTGGACACCGCGTTCGCCTGGCTGAACGCCTACCTCAATACGAAGCGACTCGGCAGGCCGTTCGTCGTCCATCGGCTCGACCGCGAAACGTCCGGGTTACTAATCTTCGCGCGGACACAGGAAATACGGGACCAACTGCAAGTCGACTGGGAGAACGTCGCGAAAACCTACCTGGCGACGGTCGAAGGGGTGCCCACCCCGGCCGAAGGGGGCGTGCAGAACTTTTTGACCGAGGGCCGGGATTTCCGCGTCCGCGCGAGCGACCACGAGCGGCCGGGGGCAAAGTTTGCTATTACGCGGTATCGCGTTGTTGCAAAGCGAGGCACCCATTCGCTTCTGGAAGTGGTCATCGAAACGGGCCGCAAACACCAGATCCGCGTTCACCTGGCGGGTCTGGGCCACCCCGTCATTGGCGACACCGTGTACGAGGCAAAGTCCGATCCGGCCGGCCGACTTGGCCTGCATGCGTGGCGCCTGGCATTCAACCACCCGGTCACGGGCAAACGCATCGAACTGGAAGCCCCGCACCCGACGAACCTACGACGCATCGTGAGTTGA
- a CDS encoding serine/threonine-protein kinase — MKSTYTFNIVPSDTTPADVGRGLTLLTAYQLLLEGQSLSWVSRYRDLHHLGSGGQGIVFLGHREGADGFTLPVALKVFSPESYRDPEAYDQDMARVAAVASRVALIQHDNLLDVHDFVAHEGVRVMVMEWVDGFDLRQLLTDATLEKSRTSLEPAHWRYVNDVIFTAGRTQPRFKPGVAIQILRDCLAGLAAIHREGIVHGDLKPANVMLKRTGTAKIIDIGSALDLANAAGRRMWSPAYAAPEVLDGGPVTPSADLASLGYVLVEMLAGRPPFEEAKTIAELRDAKHGLEQRLTELLPDDVSGNELLVYLCRRLIATDPARRFADAQSADLGRKGAAAFHRQLIKGNLASEYDNDLRVWLEQLK, encoded by the coding sequence ATGAAGTCGACGTATACGTTTAACATCGTTCCTTCGGATACGACGCCCGCGGACGTCGGCCGCGGGCTCACGCTCCTCACCGCTTACCAGCTGCTCCTCGAAGGCCAGTCTCTGAGTTGGGTGAGCCGGTACCGCGACCTCCACCACCTCGGCAGCGGCGGCCAGGGGATTGTATTCCTCGGCCACCGGGAAGGCGCCGACGGGTTCACGCTACCCGTCGCCCTCAAAGTGTTTTCCCCCGAATCGTACCGCGACCCGGAAGCCTACGACCAGGACATGGCGCGGGTGGCGGCGGTGGCCTCGCGGGTCGCGTTGATCCAACACGATAACCTGCTCGACGTCCACGACTTCGTCGCCCACGAGGGCGTTCGCGTCATGGTGATGGAGTGGGTGGACGGCTTCGACCTCCGACAACTCCTGACCGACGCGACGCTCGAAAAGAGCCGGACCAGTCTAGAACCCGCCCACTGGCGGTACGTCAACGACGTCATCTTCACGGCCGGTCGGACCCAGCCGCGGTTCAAGCCCGGGGTGGCCATCCAGATCCTCCGCGATTGTCTGGCCGGACTCGCCGCGATCCACCGCGAAGGGATCGTTCACGGCGACCTCAAGCCGGCCAACGTCATGTTGAAGCGGACGGGGACGGCCAAGATCATCGACATCGGCTCCGCCCTCGACCTGGCGAACGCCGCGGGCCGGCGGATGTGGTCCCCGGCCTACGCCGCCCCGGAAGTGCTGGACGGCGGCCCCGTCACGCCCAGCGCGGACCTCGCGAGCCTGGGGTACGTCCTGGTCGAAATGCTCGCGGGCCGGCCGCCGTTCGAAGAGGCCAAGACGATAGCAGAACTCCGCGACGCCAAGCACGGGCTCGAACAACGGCTGACGGAACTCCTACCGGACGACGTGAGCGGGAACGAACTGCTCGTCTACCTCTGCCGCCGACTCATCGCCACCGACCCGGCCCGCCGGTTCGCGGACGCCCAGTCCGCCGACCTCGGCCGGAAAGGGGCCGCCGCGTTCCACCGCCAACTCATCAAAGGTAACCTCGCCAGCGAATACGACAACGACCTCCGCGTCTGGCTCGAACAACTGAAGTAG
- a CDS encoding CDP-alcohol phosphatidyltransferase family protein, with product MAESAYQPTDRRPIAARRWPIWQHAAKWLAHRGVSPNAISLAGMGCGTAAGVALAGTTYTADWEPFAWLGGAALIQLRLLANLLDGMVAIESGRASPVGELYNDVPDRVSDTATLVGAGCAVGGDVVLGCLAACAALFTAYVRAIGKAAGAPQEYCGPMAKQQRMALLTLIALYCGLAPTSWRPLWGDPAGRSLVAAGLLIITLGSLLTAARRLVRIAANLRGIRS from the coding sequence ATGGCTGAATCGGCCTACCAACCAACCGATCGCCGACCGATCGCGGCTCGGCGTTGGCCGATCTGGCAACATGCCGCGAAATGGCTGGCGCACCGAGGGGTTTCTCCCAACGCCATTTCGCTCGCTGGCATGGGTTGTGGCACCGCGGCCGGCGTGGCGTTGGCGGGGACCACATATACCGCCGACTGGGAGCCTTTCGCCTGGCTGGGCGGGGCCGCGCTTATTCAACTTCGTCTACTCGCCAACCTGCTGGACGGCATGGTGGCCATCGAGTCCGGGCGAGCATCGCCGGTCGGCGAACTGTACAACGACGTGCCCGATCGGGTCTCCGATACGGCGACCCTGGTTGGGGCCGGGTGCGCCGTCGGGGGAGACGTCGTCCTCGGTTGCCTGGCTGCCTGCGCCGCCCTGTTCACGGCCTACGTCCGCGCCATCGGCAAGGCCGCCGGTGCCCCCCAGGAATATTGCGGTCCCATGGCCAAGCAGCAGCGCATGGCCCTGTTGACTTTGATCGCCTTGTACTGCGGCCTGGCGCCGACCAGTTGGCGGCCGCTCTGGGGCGACCCCGCCGGGCGAAGCCTGGTTGCCGCCGGTCTTTTGATCATCACACTCGGCAGCCTCCTAACGGCCGCCCGCCGTCTGGTGCGAATTGCCGCTAACCTGAGGGGGATCAGGTCATGA
- a CDS encoding phosphatidate cytidylyltransferase, whose protein sequence is MSPEARERLFGAGHAFDHPVVLVATLAVAALLLLTPVVVWLLVRFGRIDAKLRTELMLRYWSWTVLTPLIAAPILLGAAWTILGIGVLSLLCYREYARATGLFREKAISLVVVLGILAVSFAELDHWYRLFVALVPFTVGAIAIVALLRDQPQGYIQRVALGVLGFVLFGSCLGHLGYLANDRNYRPVLILIFLSVELNDVFAFTVGKTLGERKLAPNTSPKKTIAGAVGALVLTTLMVTGIGISVFQGTVLASPFHLLTLGILVSVLGQCGDLMLSSIKRDLGIKDMAATIPGHGGLLDRFDSVILVAPAVFHYVNYFVGVGADQAPHVLTGG, encoded by the coding sequence ATGAGCCCGGAAGCCCGGGAGCGGCTTTTCGGCGCTGGTCACGCCTTCGATCACCCCGTCGTACTGGTGGCGACGTTGGCCGTGGCGGCGCTGCTGTTGTTGACGCCGGTCGTCGTCTGGCTTCTGGTGCGGTTCGGTCGGATCGACGCGAAGTTGCGGACGGAATTGATGCTCCGGTATTGGTCGTGGACGGTCCTGACGCCGCTGATCGCGGCGCCAATTCTGCTCGGGGCCGCGTGGACGATCCTGGGTATCGGGGTTCTGAGCCTCTTGTGCTACCGCGAATACGCGCGTGCCACGGGCCTGTTCCGCGAAAAAGCCATTAGCCTCGTGGTTGTGCTGGGAATCCTGGCGGTCTCGTTCGCGGAACTCGACCACTGGTATCGCCTCTTCGTGGCCCTGGTGCCGTTCACCGTTGGAGCGATCGCGATTGTGGCCCTTCTCCGCGACCAGCCACAGGGTTACATTCAGCGGGTCGCGCTGGGGGTTCTCGGCTTTGTCCTCTTTGGCTCCTGCCTGGGGCACCTCGGCTATCTCGCCAACGACCGGAACTATCGGCCCGTGTTGATCCTGATTTTCTTGAGCGTTGAGCTGAACGACGTCTTTGCGTTCACAGTGGGCAAGACGCTGGGGGAGCGCAAGCTAGCGCCCAACACCAGCCCGAAGAAAACCATTGCCGGCGCGGTCGGCGCGCTCGTGCTGACGACGCTGATGGTGACGGGCATTGGCATTAGCGTTTTTCAGGGGACCGTGCTTGCGAGCCCGTTTCACCTCTTGACCCTGGGAATACTCGTTAGCGTCCTGGGGCAGTGCGGCGACTTAATGCTTTCGTCCATCAAGCGCGATTTGGGCATCAAGGACATGGCCGCCACCATCCCGGGCCATGGCGGACTCCTGGATCGCTTCGATAGTGTCATCCTCGTGGCACCCGCGGTGTTCCATTACGTCAACTATTTTGTGGGTGTGGGGGCCGATCAGGCTCCGCACGTCCTGACCGGAGGCTGA
- a CDS encoding lysophospholipid acyltransferase family protein, with protein MQKWDLQPARDLGMPVGEQLRSLRRENGLVSTGLHMAWWSLVRGYLAVWHRLAVSGQQNLPAQPPFILVANHTSHLDALVLAASLPVSLWDRTFPIAAGDVFFQTTLVSAFAAGALNALPMWRKKCGPRALGQLRQRLLEDPCVYILFPEGTRSRDGQLSAFKPGLGMLVAETNVPVIPCYLEGCHRAFAAGQLWPQPRRIHLRIGEPLTFAAVADNREGWLHIAATMEERVRALASGPTQTASQGVTQSSPFHTDLR; from the coding sequence GTGCAGAAGTGGGATCTCCAGCCCGCACGCGACTTGGGCATGCCGGTGGGGGAGCAACTGCGCAGCTTGCGGCGCGAAAATGGGTTGGTTTCGACCGGCTTGCATATGGCTTGGTGGTCTCTGGTCCGCGGCTATCTGGCGGTGTGGCATCGATTGGCCGTTTCCGGGCAACAGAACCTCCCCGCGCAGCCGCCGTTTATCCTGGTCGCCAACCACACGAGTCACCTCGACGCCCTGGTGCTTGCGGCTTCGCTACCTGTGTCGCTGTGGGATCGTACCTTCCCAATCGCCGCAGGTGATGTCTTCTTTCAAACAACACTGGTTTCGGCCTTTGCTGCCGGTGCGCTGAACGCGCTGCCCATGTGGCGGAAGAAATGCGGGCCACGCGCCTTGGGACAGCTGCGACAGCGACTGCTGGAAGATCCTTGTGTCTACATTCTTTTCCCGGAAGGTACCAGGAGCCGTGACGGCCAACTGTCCGCCTTCAAGCCCGGACTGGGTATGTTGGTCGCGGAGACTAACGTGCCCGTGATACCTTGTTATCTTGAGGGTTGCCACCGGGCGTTTGCCGCGGGCCAGCTCTGGCCGCAACCGCGGCGGATTCACTTGCGCATCGGCGAGCCGCTCACCTTTGCGGCCGTGGCGGACAACCGAGAAGGTTGGCTTCACATCGCGGCAACGATGGAGGAGCGAGTCCGAGCGCTCGCCTCTGGTCCTACCCAGACGGCGTCGCAAGGTGTCACACAATCGTCGCCATTTCATACCGATTTGCGTTGA
- a CDS encoding DUF1501 domain-containing protein yields MAHEPNRRDFLRVGASALVAAGVPALPVAMAGPTIREIAPTADACIFLMLTGGPSQLDTWDPKPDAPSDVRGPFRPIQTKIPGVQFSELFPKMAAIADKFSLIRGMHHTAAPVHETGFQLVNTGHLFGAGPAWPAAGAVVNSLVGDSRNPWCVLPDAALSTGITIGHGQTSGFLHGSQSESARQTISRENSHGRRFEAACRDAIARVSGGARFVTVNMFPTVFDSISWDCHADGGSLATDLNDYRDTVAPSFDLAFSSLIADLDEWGQLERTLVVATGEFGRTPKLNANGGRDHWPGCWTALVAGGGTQGGRVVGASDATASAPKDRPVSPQEFVATIFHAFGFPPETTIPSPAGSPVRVVDANPVRELF; encoded by the coding sequence ATGGCACACGAGCCGAACCGGCGTGATTTTCTGCGTGTTGGCGCCTCAGCCCTCGTCGCGGCGGGTGTCCCCGCGTTGCCCGTGGCGATGGCCGGGCCGACGATTCGCGAGATCGCGCCGACGGCCGACGCCTGCATCTTCCTCATGCTGACGGGCGGCCCGAGTCAGCTCGACACCTGGGACCCGAAGCCGGACGCCCCGAGCGACGTGCGCGGCCCGTTCCGGCCGATCCAGACGAAGATACCGGGCGTTCAGTTCAGCGAATTGTTCCCGAAGATGGCGGCCATTGCGGACAAGTTCAGCCTCATCCGCGGCATGCACCATACTGCCGCGCCAGTCCATGAAACGGGCTTTCAACTGGTCAACACCGGGCACCTATTCGGCGCCGGTCCAGCTTGGCCGGCCGCGGGTGCGGTCGTGAATTCCCTGGTAGGCGATTCTCGCAACCCGTGGTGTGTGTTGCCGGACGCTGCCCTTTCGACCGGCATCACAATCGGCCACGGGCAGACTTCTGGCTTTTTACACGGATCGCAGTCTGAATCGGCCAGGCAGACAATCTCGCGAGAGAACAGCCACGGGCGTCGGTTCGAGGCGGCGTGCCGCGATGCGATCGCACGAGTGAGCGGAGGCGCGCGGTTCGTCACCGTCAACATGTTCCCGACCGTGTTCGATTCCATCTCCTGGGACTGCCACGCGGACGGCGGCTCTCTCGCCACCGACCTGAACGACTACCGCGATACCGTCGCGCCGTCGTTCGATCTGGCGTTTAGCTCGCTGATCGCCGACCTTGACGAGTGGGGCCAACTTGAACGCACGCTGGTCGTCGCGACTGGCGAGTTCGGGCGCACGCCGAAGCTCAATGCGAACGGCGGCCGCGATCACTGGCCCGGGTGCTGGACCGCGCTCGTGGCCGGCGGCGGCACGCAAGGCGGCCGCGTCGTTGGCGCGTCGGACGCAACCGCCTCGGCCCCGAAAGACCGGCCGGTTTCGCCGCAAGAATTCGTTGCCACCATTTTCCACGCCTTCGGCTTCCCGCCAGAAACCACCATACCCAGCCCCGCCGGTTCGCCGGTCCGTGTCGTCGACGCGAACCCGGTCCGCGAGTTGTTCTGA